The following proteins are co-located in the Deinococcus aquaedulcis genome:
- the rpsJ gene encoding 30S ribosomal protein S10: MVAPKIRIKLRGFDHKALDQSASKIVDTVRRTGADVSGPVPLPTRIRRFCVLRSPFVNKDSREHFEIRTHNRLVDIMNPTKKTIDSLMTLDLPTGVDIEIKTVGGRA, encoded by the coding sequence ATGGTTGCCCCGAAGATCCGCATTAAACTGCGTGGCTTTGACCACAAGGCGCTGGACCAGTCCGCCAGCAAGATCGTGGACACCGTGCGCCGCACCGGCGCGGACGTGAGCGGCCCCGTGCCCCTCCCCACCCGCATCCGCCGCTTCTGCGTGCTGCGTTCGCCGTTCGTGAACAAGGACAGCCGCGAGCACTTTGAAATCCGCACCCACAACCGTCTGGTGGACATCATGAACCCCACCAAGAAGACGATTGACAGCCTCATGACCCTCGACCTGCCCACCGGCGTGGACATCGAGATCAAGACGGTGGGAGGCCGCGCATGA
- a CDS encoding EF-Tu C-terminal domain-related protein gives PHTKFEASVYVLSKDEGGRHSAFFGGYRPQFYFRTTDVTGVVELPEGVEMVMPGDNITFVVELIKPIAMEEGLRFAIREGGRTVGAGVVAKVLE, from the coding sequence AGCCGCACACCAAGTTCGAAGCCAGCGTGTACGTGCTGAGCAAGGACGAGGGTGGCCGTCACAGCGCGTTCTTCGGTGGCTACCGCCCCCAGTTCTACTTCCGCACGACCGACGTGACGGGCGTGGTGGAACTGCCCGAAGGCGTGGAAATGGTGATGCCCGGTGACAACATCACCTTCGTGGTGGAGCTCATCAAGCCCATCGCCATGGAAGAAGGTCTGCGCTTCGCCATCCGCGAAGGTGGCCGCACCGTCGGCGCCGGCGTCGTTGCCAAGGTCCTGGAGTAA